In Desulforhopalus sp., the genomic stretch AAAGAACAAGAATCTTGCCGAGGTTATCCAGATAGAACTCCGGCAAACACACAAAGTGATTAAAGACTACCGTGATAACAAATTTTGCAACTACACTGGAATTATTACAGATATTATTAAAAATGGCCAGAATGCCGGTATTTATCGAAGCGACATAAAACCTGACCTTGCTAAAAGAGCCTTGTTTGGAGCGCTCGACGAAGTCACACGCGTATGGAATGCTTCCCTTGAAACAAACTATACAATTGAAGAAACCACGTATCAACTTTTATCGATCTTTTTAACAGGTATTCAGATCACCCAATCGGGTTCATCTTACTAACCATCCTTTTCCAAGTACTCCTGAAGTTACTGAAAATCAGAAGTACCTATGGCTATCACTTCAAACTCTCTAGTTCCACCCGGGGTAACTGTTCGTACCTCATCACCGACCTCTTTACCAAGCATACTCTTTCCCAAAGGGGACAAGACTGAGATAGAGCCCTTTTTGACATCAGCCTCCTCTGGCCCTAAAAGCTGATACGTAACTTCCTCTTCCGTGTCAAGGTCGAGCAGCTTTACAATAGTGCCAAATACAACCGTTTTGGAACTTACTTTTGAACAGTCGATAACTTCTGCCCTAGCAAGCTTATCCTTGAGTTCGATAATCCTTCCCTCTATGTGCCCCTGGCGATCTTTAGCGGCATGATACTCAGCATTCTCCTTTAAATCGCCATGCTCTCGAGCCACCTCAATTGCTTTGACAACCACACCCCGCTCAATTCGTTCTAATCGGTGTAACTCTTCACGCAATTTTTGATTGCCAGTTTTTGACATTGGTATTCTTGTAACCATCTACTCCTCCATAAAAAAAATCCTGCGAGAATCCGGTTGAAACAGAATCTCTGACAGGAACCATAGTTTAAAAAATAGTACTACCATCGATAGTGAAGAGACAGAGACAATCCTCTCTCTTCAACGAGGTCACTCTTCACAAATGTAACGTTGCCTTTTAATAGGAAATGCGGATTCATTTCAAGGAAAATATCAAACTTACCGGTATAAGTTACGGTTTCAAGATCATCATAACCGATGGTGTTGTCTATTGCATAATAGCTCACACCTCGCTTGGTATCTTGCTGATACCCAAAGAAGTCGTGCTGAAAATGCAGTGTAAAGAGATTTTCTGAAAATGAAGCAGGGCTCCAATATAATAATATTTCGTCCTCGTGATCTTGAACTGAAATTAAATCTGATGGATTTGTATTGGTATTCTCGAAGAATTGATAATCATATCGAAATAAGAGATGCACAGACTCACCGAACAGTCCATATGATGAATATCCGTGAAATCTGTTCTGAGTGTTATCATCACTATTGCTACGATGGTTGAAATCGACACCAAACGTCAGCCCCAACGGGGTTTCGCAGTATAATCCAGCACCAAGTTCCTGCTTGGTAATTCCTTCCTTGAGTGCCAATACTGTGTCATTGACTAGGCTCTTCTCCCATCCAATAAAACTATGGAAATACTCATCAAGCTGGCCTTTAAACTCAATTTTATAAAGAAAGTTTGTGCCATTCCCTCCATCAAACTTCTCAGCTCCCCCGCCAAAGCTTATCTCATAGTCCTTTGTAAACTCATATATCGTAGAACCATACAATAAATTACTTGTAGTCGACGCCGGAGAATTAATCGCTTCATATCGATTATGGGAGTACGCGAGTCGAACGTCTTTGTCGAGTCCAGGAGTAAATCGAAAGGCAGTGCCAGAGCTTATGCTCGCCAAGTCAACAAAGCCATTGTGGCCATCTTTTGATAAATATGCAACATCGATTATATTTTGCGGACTTAACTGAAGGGTACTTCGTTCAATTGACTGTTTTAGTTCCGTTGATGTAGCTCCTGTGGTCTGAATAGCCTCATATACCTGTGCTTCTTTACGATATTTTCCTATCCTGCTATAGACAGTAGCCAGGTCAATTATTCCTTCAGTTGGACCCTGTTCTTCCAGTAATTTTTTATAACTCTGTTCAGCGGAGTAATAATTCCTCTCAAAAATTGCCTTTCTTGCCAGATACTCCGTTGCAATCATTTTTTGCCAGCTATACATTTCATAGTAATCTGCAACAATCTTCCCAGACTCATTTTCCAAGTTGTCGACAAGAAATGCGGGTTCCATCAATTCTGCAATAACCTCAGGTTCAGACTGCAACATCATCATGACGGAATTCCAGAGAGTTTTTTTTCTAGTGAGATAGAGATAATTAATCTTTTTTTGTCGAAATTTTTCTATCAATAATTCGTGAACTGGAGGCGATAAAAGTTTTTTATACACCTGCAAGGCTTTTTCATGTTGTTTTTCGCCCCAGAGAATCCTTGCCAGAGTAAGTAACTCTTCGGTAGCTGCAGGAAGAGGGAGTTCAGTGATGATGATATCGGCACTCTGTATTCCCCCCTTTATATTCTCTAAATATGCTAAACCATTTCCATAGTTACCTTGACGAATCTCAATTTCAATCAGCCGTTTTTGAAAATATGACTCGTCTGGATAACTACTCAATAACTTCAGAAATAATTCCTTTGCCTCAGAGAACTTTCCTCTAGCTATGAGAAGTTTTGCAAAAAGAACGTTGCTAACCACCGAGTCCGGACGATATTTGAGAGCAGCATTGATATGGTGTTCTGCTGAATCTAATTCTTGATGTTCGAGATCAGTTTCTATAACTTCAATGCGTTTGTTGACTTTCGTTTTTAATCCAACTATAAAATCGCCGATTGGCGTATCTTCATTTTTCCTCTTCTCAACTTTCCTTGAAAGAATAGTGCGCAGAGTTAATATTTCAGGATCAAAAACTCCGAACTCGGAATGTTTTTCCAAACGAGCTAAAGCTTCTTTATAATCACCAAGATAATAACTCAGCCAACAACGCTCCTTTTCGAGCTCAGCAATAAAAGGTATTAATTCATTTTTCGATTGTGTTGCCGATATTTCAGCAAAAAATCGTCCGATAAGTGTATCGGCAGCCTCATATTCTCCATCAGCTTTGAGGATCCTTGCTTTAACGAGAAGTCGACGACAGCCATCAGGATCATGAGAAAATTCGAGTTTGCCAGGTGCACTAGTTTTAACTATAAAACTATACCATACTTGGGCGTTTGAAAGATTTTTATCGGCGAGATTATTTTGGGCAAGCAGAAAAAGAACCTCATTAACTGAACGTTTATCTTTTAATAGTTGTCTCAACAACTGCTCTGCTCTTCTTGCCTTTCCTTCACGGCGAAGGCTAACAGTAAGTTGCACATCCATTTTATCAAGGGTTTTCCTATCACGAGCAAAAACCATTCTATATCGTTTTCTTACCTTCTCATACTCTCGAAATAAGAAATTTTTCGACAATTGATCAAGGTAGGCAAGAAACACTTCGCTACTTGGCTGACGCTTATTAACTTTTAATCCATTTTCAAAAAGGATTTTCATTCTCCCGACTTCTCCAAGCGAACCAGCTAATACTATGCTGGATTTACACAATTCAGCGTCACCTGGATCGAGTTGCAAGGCTGCTTCACTTGAAGCAAGAGATTCAATGAGCCGCCCCATTTCCAACTCCACCTTGGCCCGTAAAAGATAATATGATTTTGTTCTCTTATCCTTTTTTAGAACCTTATCCAGATAGACTAAAGCATTTTCATATTGTTTACCTTCGTAATACTTTTGTGCCAACTGCATCGCAATTGTTTCATCTTCTGGATGATGCTTGTGAATAATTGCCAAAACCTCAAAATACTCTTTCAACATACCCTTCTTTTCTAGCATCTCAGCCATTTGAAGATAAATTGCTAACCGATTCGACGTCACTTTAGCAAGATCACTCCACAACAACCAAGCACCATCGTTTTCAACAATCGAAAGAAAATCGTTTGCAAGAATATGTTGAATATTTGCTATGATGTTTTTCGTTTCATTATCGTTGGGATGTTTCTGAAAATATTTTTCAAAATAAATAAGTGCTCTGTCAGGTCTTCCGAGTTTATAAAGACTGATTGCACCAGCCTTTTTAAGAAAAGAGTCATTGTTATCCATCTTCTCAATAAGGTATCCTAGATGCCCAAGGGCTGCCTCATAATCACCTTTGATGAGATAATATTCCGACAATTTATGTCGAAACGGTAGATACTCAGGATGCCTTTTCAGATATTGTTCTAACAAGACACTGCCTTCTTTTTCATCACCAGGTTTATCAAGTAGTTTAATAGCCTGATTTAGAATGTTGTCGTTGACATCTTTTAAAGGTAATATCCTTTTTAATAATTTTAGAGTTTTGTCGTTCTGACCTAATTTATTGGCATCCAGCGCCACTTCTTGTTGTAAACTGAGACTCTCTGGTTGCCTAACAATTAGTAGCTCAGAGAGTGGTAGGGAAAGCTCAATTTTCCCCATGCTCCGCATACTGTTTGCCAATCCTTCCAAGGCTTCAGCAGAAAGCGCTCCTGTCGGATCTTTTTCAAGAACTCTACCAAAATATTTTGCTGCCGATTGCCAATCCTTTTCGTGGATTGCAATCTGACCACACACATACATGTATTCAATATTGTTTGATTTTTTTTCAATTAACATTATAACGATTTTCTTCGCATTCTTATAGTCGCCAATCTTTAAGAGTATTTTGCAGTATTCCCAATTGGCCTCTTCTAAGTTTGATTTCACAGTGAAAAGTTCGGAGTAAACGGCAGCAGCCTGGCGAAATTGTTCCGCCCGCACATGATTCCTGGCTTTATCCCAAAGTATTTTCCATTGGGGTAGCTCTTCCTCATAATCAATGAGATTTATGCTTTTCTCAGGAACAATCAATTCACGGGAATAAGAAGAACTCAAAAGAGAAAAAACCGTCATGACAACGAGGCAGGGAACGAAGATGCGACGAATAACAACTGTCTTCAGTCCAGCAATAGTCATGTCTATCAAAATATTTGCCAAAAGAGAGCCCCTGGTAAAACCTGATCTACTCTTTGCCAATTTGAGGGGAAATGCGTTCTCCTGCCTCAGGATAGATAACAACTATTTATTGAAAATCTATTGGAGGCAGAAAACAAGAAAGAATCACAAAAAACGGGACATAGTCACCTGAAGCAAGCAACCGTTTAGCGGTAAAACTGCATTATTTTCTCGACAACATACCTTTGCATATCTGAAGTGAGTTCGGGATAAATGGGTAAAGCAAGAGTTTCTTCGGCGGCCTTCTCTGCTTCAGGACAACACGCCTGATTTCCAAGTTTTCCCAAACACTCCTGTTTATGCAACGGAACTGGGTAGTAAATTTCACAACCGATATCATTTGCAGACAG encodes the following:
- a CDS encoding TetR family transcriptional regulator, whose translation is MKAENKHSKIIAAATKVFAKKGFFTARISDIAKEAKVADGTIYLYFNNKYDILLSVFEEEVGKIIENTKKQLSTEPDPNKQLEIFVTEHLSAMKKNKNLAEVIQIELRQTHKVIKDYRDNKFCNYTGIITDIIKNGQNAGIYRSDIKPDLAKRALFGALDEVTRVWNASLETNYTIEETTYQLLSIFLTGIQITQSGSSY
- the greA gene encoding transcription elongation factor GreA, encoding MVTRIPMSKTGNQKLREELHRLERIERGVVVKAIEVAREHGDLKENAEYHAAKDRQGHIEGRIIELKDKLARAEVIDCSKVSSKTVVFGTIVKLLDLDTEEEVTYQLLGPEEADVKKGSISVLSPLGKSMLGKEVGDEVRTVTPGGTREFEVIAIGTSDFQ